Proteins from one Pygocentrus nattereri isolate fPygNat1 chromosome 16, fPygNat1.pri, whole genome shotgun sequence genomic window:
- the cldnb gene encoding claudin b: MVSAGLQMLGAALGIIGWIGVIITCALPMWRVTAFIGSNIVTSQISWEGIWMSCVVQSTGQMQCKVYDSMLALSSDLQAARALTVISIVVGLMGIFLAMAGGKCTNCVEDEKSKAKVAVTAGVVFIISGVLCLIPVCWTAQTIIQDFYNPMLNQAQKRELGAALFIGWGAAALLIIGGGLLCSSCPPKDNSPYTAKYNAARSASAPSTKDYV, from the coding sequence ATGGTGTCTGCTGGGCTACAGATGCTGGGCGCTGCCCTTGGCATCATTGGCTGGATTGGTGTTATCATCACCTGCGCTCTTCCTATGTGGAGGGTCACAGCCTTCATTGGCAGCAACATCGTCACTTCGCAGATATCATGGGAAGGCATCTGGATGAGCTGTGTGGTGCAGAGCACTGGGCAGATGCAGTGTAAGGTGTATGACTCCATGCTGGCCCTTTCCTCAGACCTCCAGGCCGCACGGGCCCTAACCGTCATCTCCATCGTGGTGGGCCTCATGGGTATCTTCCTGGCTATGGCTGGAGGGAAATGCACCAACTGCGTGGAAGATGAGAAGTCCAAGGCAAAGGTTGCTGTGACAGCGGGTGTGGTTTTCATCATTTCCGGGGTGCTGTGCTTGATCCCTGTGTGCTGGACTGCCCAAACCATCATCCAGGACTTCTACAACCCTATGCTGAACCAGGCACAGAAGAGGGAGCTGGGGGCAGCGCTGTTCATCGGCTGGGGAGCTGCTGCTCTGTTGATCATCGGAGGAGGTCTGCTGTGCTCCAGCTGCCCACCGAAAGACAACAGCCCATACACAGCCAAGTACAATGCTGCTCGCTCTGCCTCTGCCCCATCCACCAAGGACTACGTCTGA
- the LOC108427923 gene encoding claudin-4-like, with protein MASQGLQILGVMLAIVGWLGTITTCALPMWRVTAFIGANIVTAQIIWEGLWMNCVVQSTGQMQCKVYDSMLALPQDLQAARAMVIISVIVGIFGVLMAVVGGKCTNCMEDEAAKAKACIVAGVIFIIAAILILIPVSWSANTVIRDFYNPLVSEAQRRELGASLYIGWGSAALLLLGGGLLCWNCPPKEPRPYMAAKFAPARSMNYV; from the coding sequence ATGGCATCGCAAGGCTTACAGATCCTAGGTGTTATGCTGGCTATAGTGGGCTGGCTGGGGACGATCACCACCTGTGCACTGCCTATGTGGAGGGTCACTGCTTTTATTGGTGCTAACATTGTTACAGCCCAGATAATCTGGGAAGGTCTGTGGATGAACTGTGTGGTTCAGAGCACCGGACAGATGCAGTGTAAGGTCTACGACTCCATGCTGGCTCTTCCTCAGGACCTGCAGGCAGCTCGAGCCATGGTCATCATCTCTGTCATAGTGGGAATATTTGGTGTGCTGATGGCTGTGGTTGGAGGAAAGTGCACCAACTGCATGGAGGATGAGGCAGCAAAAGCCAAAGCCTGCATTGTTGCTGGTGTGATCTTCATCATCGCGgccatcctcatcctcatcccTGTCAGCTGGTCTGCCAATACTGTAATCAGGGACTTCTACAACCCTCTGGTGAGTGAAGCCCAACGCCGAGAGCTAGGAGCCTCGCTCTATATTGGTTGGGGATCTGCAGCTCTCCTGTTGTTGGGTGGTGGGCTGCTATGCTGGAACTGCCCACCCAAGGAGCCTCGGCCCTACATGGCAGCCAAGTTTGCCCCTGCCAGATCGATGAATTATGTGTAA